A single window of Zea mays cultivar B73 chromosome 10, Zm-B73-REFERENCE-NAM-5.0, whole genome shotgun sequence DNA harbors:
- the LOC103642207 gene encoding zinc finger MYM-type protein 1-like isoform X1, whose translation MFTNLIGNQSLMERFLKRKLPPASDSNDPGADGETSRRGANASNTNLDRTASHRPLRVSRNQVNFDELPYDPADRRSISDYIGQKLQDEIRKKYLIRGPFRPPVGFKYPQKIIAGHARRFQPEWFTKYDWLEYSIKVDKCFCLQCYLFRDSNEGQGGNDAFVKDGWDGFNKLKRLQDHVGTGPDSFHNTAVKRCDNLMKPNQSIDSAIGKQQNITKEQYLIRLNTSIDAVRYLLHQGLAFRGHDESEKSKNQGNFRELVKLLAKQNDKRNKALGLGNAQMLASEIQKDIANCFAEIIVKSIIEEIGGDVFCLLVDESSDVSGKEQMAVVLRYVSKLGLIKERLIGVVHVKETSASCLKSNIDSLFGKYGLSIKQVRGQGYDGASNMRGEFNGLRALILRENSSAYYIHCFAHQLQLVIVAVAKKNDDISDFFDMVSLLINVAGASCKRKDMIRECQQERVSKAICSGQLRSGTGLNQEQSLQRAGDTRWSSHFKTLQRLSSLFPDVIEVLQYVEKEGPNDAKRRQARGLMDYLMDFDFVFHLQLMLLILGHANALSLSLQRKDKDILEAMVEVKLTKQRFQQIRDDGWDSLLEDVLSFCEKHGIPKLDMDHEYINRHKPRQRTNRTNYQHYRYDCLNPVIDLQLIEFNDRFNEVNSELLTHMAAFSPNNSFGAFKHESLMELAKAYPDDFSPVELDDLSSELHCYIDNVRADARFAQLGTISEHGKLMVDTKKHLAFSLVYRLLKLVLVLPIATASVERSFSAMKIVKTVLRNRIGDDFMNDCVISFMEQELLDTISNNDVIVRFQKMDGHNRRVKL comes from the exons ATGTTCACGAATTTGATAGGGAACCAAAGTTTGATGGAACGGTTTTTGAAAAGAAAATTGCCTCCAGCTAGTGACTCTAATGATCCTGGTGCCGATGGAGAGACATCAAGAAGGGGAGCAAATGCATCAAACACTAACCTTGACCGTACAGCGAGTCATCGTCCTTTGCGAGTTTCACGAAACCAGGTAAACTTTGATGAGCTTCCTTACGATCCAGCAGATAGAAGAAGCATATCTGATTACATAGGACAAAAGCTCCAAGATGAAATTAGAAAGAAGTATTTGATCAGAGGTCCTTTTAGACCACCTGTTGGCTTTAAATATCCACAGAAGATCATAGCAGGTCATGCACGTCGGTTTCAACCTGAATGGTTCACAAAATATGATTGGTTAGAGTACAGTATAAAAGTAGATAAATGTTTTTGCCTGCAATGCTACTTATTCAGAGATAGCAATGAGGGCCAAGGTGGTAATGATGCATTTGTAAAAGATGGTTGGGATGGCTTTAACAAATTGAAAAGGCTCCAAGATCATGTAGGCACCGGACCTGACAGTTTTCATAACACGGCAGTAAAAAGATGCGACAATTTGATGAAGCCTAATCAGTCCATTGATAGTGCTATTGGCAAGCAACAGAATATCACTAAGGAGCAGTATCTTATTAGATTAAATACTTCTATTGATGCCGTCCGATACTTGTTGCATCAAGGCTTAGCCTTCCGTGGTCACGATGAATCAGAAAAGTCTAAAAATCAAGGAAATTTTCGGGAGTTGGTGAAGCTTTTGGCAAAGCAAAATGACAAAAGAAATAAGGCCCTGGGGCTGGGGAACGCCCAAATGTTGGCCTCAGAAATCCAAAAGGATATTGCAAATTGTTTTGCCGAG ATAATAGTGAAGTCTATCATTGAAGAAATTGGTGGTGACGTCTTTTGTTTATTGGTAGATGAGTCATCTGATGTTTCTGGTAAGGAACAAATGGCTGTTGTTTTGAGATATGTTAGCAAGCTTGGGTTAATAAAAGAGAGACTTATTGGTGTAGTTCATGTGAAAGAGACCTCAGCTTCATGTCTTAAATCTAACATTGATAGTTTGTTTGGCAAGTATGGATTGAGCATAAAACAAGTTAGAGGACAAGGTTACGATGGAGCTAGCAATATGAGGGGTGAATTCAATGGTTTAAGAGCTTTAATATTGAGggaaaatagctctgcatattacATCCACTGCTTTGCTCACCAACTCCAGTTAGTTATTGTTGCGGTAGCAAAAAAAAATGATGATATTAGTGATTTCTTTGATATGGTATCCTTATTAATAAATGTTGCTGGAGCTTCTTGCAAAAGAAAGGATATGATTCGAGAATGTCAGCAAGAAAGAGTTAGCAAAGCCATATGTAGTGGACAACTTAGAAGCGGAACGGGGTTAAATCAAGAACAATCACTTCAAAGAGCCGGTGACACTCGTTGGTCGTCTCATTTTAAAACCCTTCAGAGGTTAAGCAGTTTGTTCCCTGATGTAATTGAAGTTCTCCAATACGTTGAAAAAGAAGGTCCAAATGATGCCAAGAGACGCCAAGCACGTGGTCTCATGGACTATTTGATGGATTTTGACTTTGTGTTTCACTTGCAGTTAATGTTGCTTATTTTGGGCCATGCAAATGCTTTGTCATTGTCATTACAAAGGAAAGATAAAGACATTTTAGAGGCCATGGTAGAGGTGAAGTTAACAAAGCAGAGATTTCAGCAAATTAGGGATGATGGTTGGGATTCTCTATTAGAGGATGTGTTATCCTTTTGTGAAAAACATGGTATTCCGAAGTTGGACATGGATCATGAGTACATTAATCGCCACAAGCCTAGGCAAAGAACCAACCGAACTAACTATCAACACTATAGATATGATTGCTTGAACCCTGTTATTGACTTACAGCTTATAGAGTTCAATGATCGTTTCAATGAGGTGAATTCTGAATTGCTTACCCACATGGCTGCTTTTAGTCCCAATAATTCTTTTGGTGCCTTTAAACATGAGAGTTTGATGGAATTGGCTAAGGCATACCCTGATGATTTCAGCCCAGTGGAACTAGATGATCTCAGTAGTGAACTTCATTGTTACATTGATAATGTGAGAGCTGATGCAAGATTTGCTCAATTGGGTACTATTTCTGAGCACGGTAAACTAATGGTGGATACAAAAAAACATCTTGCTTTTTCATTGGTCTATCGGCTTCTCAAACTTGTGCTAGTTCTCCCTATTGCAACTGCATCAGTAGAGAGATCATTTTCAGCAATGAAAATTGTGAAGACGGTCCTACGAAACCGGATCGGTGATGACTTTATGAATGATTGTGTCATTAGCTTCATGGAACAAGAACTTCTTGATACAATTTCAAATAATGATGTGATAGTTCGATTCCAGAAGATGGATGGACACAATCGTAGAGTGAAATTATAA
- the LOC103642208 gene encoding uncharacterized protein, protein MRRTAPRHALLPPPAYVYKYVRGTSRPLRRPVHRPSRSVKLHRRSTYGRSVAAKKLTMRQARPYSGIFCGGVSARTGPHALPLARIKKIMKRSAGEAAAAADGGARMISGEAPVVFSKACELFVAELTRRAWAATLDGKRRTVHREDVATAVHNTDLFDFLVDVVTADTAGGTGGGGHDGNGAL, encoded by the coding sequence ATGCGACGCACCGCGCCACGCCACGCGCTCCTTCCTCCACCTGCGTACGTATATAAATATGTTAGAGGCACCTCGCGCCCTCTGCGCCGGCCAGTTCACCGCCCATCTCGATCGGTGAAATTGCACCGGCGATCGACGTACGGTAGGTCGGTAGCAGCAAAGAAACTAACCATGAGGCAGGCGAGGCCGTACTCGGGGATCTTCTGCGGCGGGGTGTCGGCGCGGACGGGACCGCACGCGCTGCCGCTggcgcgcatcaagaagatcatgaaGCGCTCCGCGGGGGAGGCGGCGGCCGCCGCGGACGGCGGCGCCAGGATGATCTCCGGCGAGGCGCCCGTTGTGTTCTCCAAGGCGTGCGAGCTCTTCGTCGCCGAGCTCACGCGCCGCGCCTGGGCCGCCACGCTCGACGGCAAGCGCCGCACCGTGCACAGGGAGGACGTCGCCACGGCCGTGCACAACACCGACCTCTTCGACTTCCTCGTCGACGTCGTCACGGCGGACACTGCTGGTGGAACCGGCGGCGGCGGGCACGACGGCAACGGCGCGCTCTAA
- the LOC103642207 gene encoding zinc finger MYM-type protein 1-like isoform X2 — protein sequence MPGNQSLMERFLKRKLPPASDSNDPGADGETSRRGANASNTNLDRTASHRPLRVSRNQVNFDELPYDPADRRSISDYIGQKLQDEIRKKYLIRGPFRPPVGFKYPQKIIAGHARRFQPEWFTKYDWLEYSIKVDKCFCLQCYLFRDSNEGQGGNDAFVKDGWDGFNKLKRLQDHVGTGPDSFHNTAVKRCDNLMKPNQSIDSAIGKQQNITKEQYLIRLNTSIDAVRYLLHQGLAFRGHDESEKSKNQGNFRELVKLLAKQNDKRNKALGLGNAQMLASEIQKDIANCFAEIIVKSIIEEIGGDVFCLLVDESSDVSGKEQMAVVLRYVSKLGLIKERLIGVVHVKETSASCLKSNIDSLFGKYGLSIKQVRGQGYDGASNMRGEFNGLRALILRENSSAYYIHCFAHQLQLVIVAVAKKNDDISDFFDMVSLLINVAGASCKRKDMIRECQQERVSKAICSGQLRSGTGLNQEQSLQRAGDTRWSSHFKTLQRLSSLFPDVIEVLQYVEKEGPNDAKRRQARGLMDYLMDFDFVFHLQLMLLILGHANALSLSLQRKDKDILEAMVEVKLTKQRFQQIRDDGWDSLLEDVLSFCEKHGIPKLDMDHEYINRHKPRQRTNRTNYQHYRYDCLNPVIDLQLIEFNDRFNEVNSELLTHMAAFSPNNSFGAFKHESLMELAKAYPDDFSPVELDDLSSELHCYIDNVRADARFAQLGTISEHGKLMVDTKKHLAFSLVYRLLKLVLVLPIATASVERSFSAMKIVKTVLRNRIGDDFMNDCVISFMEQELLDTISNNDVIVRFQKMDGHNRRVKL from the exons ATGCCAG GGAACCAAAGTTTGATGGAACGGTTTTTGAAAAGAAAATTGCCTCCAGCTAGTGACTCTAATGATCCTGGTGCCGATGGAGAGACATCAAGAAGGGGAGCAAATGCATCAAACACTAACCTTGACCGTACAGCGAGTCATCGTCCTTTGCGAGTTTCACGAAACCAGGTAAACTTTGATGAGCTTCCTTACGATCCAGCAGATAGAAGAAGCATATCTGATTACATAGGACAAAAGCTCCAAGATGAAATTAGAAAGAAGTATTTGATCAGAGGTCCTTTTAGACCACCTGTTGGCTTTAAATATCCACAGAAGATCATAGCAGGTCATGCACGTCGGTTTCAACCTGAATGGTTCACAAAATATGATTGGTTAGAGTACAGTATAAAAGTAGATAAATGTTTTTGCCTGCAATGCTACTTATTCAGAGATAGCAATGAGGGCCAAGGTGGTAATGATGCATTTGTAAAAGATGGTTGGGATGGCTTTAACAAATTGAAAAGGCTCCAAGATCATGTAGGCACCGGACCTGACAGTTTTCATAACACGGCAGTAAAAAGATGCGACAATTTGATGAAGCCTAATCAGTCCATTGATAGTGCTATTGGCAAGCAACAGAATATCACTAAGGAGCAGTATCTTATTAGATTAAATACTTCTATTGATGCCGTCCGATACTTGTTGCATCAAGGCTTAGCCTTCCGTGGTCACGATGAATCAGAAAAGTCTAAAAATCAAGGAAATTTTCGGGAGTTGGTGAAGCTTTTGGCAAAGCAAAATGACAAAAGAAATAAGGCCCTGGGGCTGGGGAACGCCCAAATGTTGGCCTCAGAAATCCAAAAGGATATTGCAAATTGTTTTGCCGAG ATAATAGTGAAGTCTATCATTGAAGAAATTGGTGGTGACGTCTTTTGTTTATTGGTAGATGAGTCATCTGATGTTTCTGGTAAGGAACAAATGGCTGTTGTTTTGAGATATGTTAGCAAGCTTGGGTTAATAAAAGAGAGACTTATTGGTGTAGTTCATGTGAAAGAGACCTCAGCTTCATGTCTTAAATCTAACATTGATAGTTTGTTTGGCAAGTATGGATTGAGCATAAAACAAGTTAGAGGACAAGGTTACGATGGAGCTAGCAATATGAGGGGTGAATTCAATGGTTTAAGAGCTTTAATATTGAGggaaaatagctctgcatattacATCCACTGCTTTGCTCACCAACTCCAGTTAGTTATTGTTGCGGTAGCAAAAAAAAATGATGATATTAGTGATTTCTTTGATATGGTATCCTTATTAATAAATGTTGCTGGAGCTTCTTGCAAAAGAAAGGATATGATTCGAGAATGTCAGCAAGAAAGAGTTAGCAAAGCCATATGTAGTGGACAACTTAGAAGCGGAACGGGGTTAAATCAAGAACAATCACTTCAAAGAGCCGGTGACACTCGTTGGTCGTCTCATTTTAAAACCCTTCAGAGGTTAAGCAGTTTGTTCCCTGATGTAATTGAAGTTCTCCAATACGTTGAAAAAGAAGGTCCAAATGATGCCAAGAGACGCCAAGCACGTGGTCTCATGGACTATTTGATGGATTTTGACTTTGTGTTTCACTTGCAGTTAATGTTGCTTATTTTGGGCCATGCAAATGCTTTGTCATTGTCATTACAAAGGAAAGATAAAGACATTTTAGAGGCCATGGTAGAGGTGAAGTTAACAAAGCAGAGATTTCAGCAAATTAGGGATGATGGTTGGGATTCTCTATTAGAGGATGTGTTATCCTTTTGTGAAAAACATGGTATTCCGAAGTTGGACATGGATCATGAGTACATTAATCGCCACAAGCCTAGGCAAAGAACCAACCGAACTAACTATCAACACTATAGATATGATTGCTTGAACCCTGTTATTGACTTACAGCTTATAGAGTTCAATGATCGTTTCAATGAGGTGAATTCTGAATTGCTTACCCACATGGCTGCTTTTAGTCCCAATAATTCTTTTGGTGCCTTTAAACATGAGAGTTTGATGGAATTGGCTAAGGCATACCCTGATGATTTCAGCCCAGTGGAACTAGATGATCTCAGTAGTGAACTTCATTGTTACATTGATAATGTGAGAGCTGATGCAAGATTTGCTCAATTGGGTACTATTTCTGAGCACGGTAAACTAATGGTGGATACAAAAAAACATCTTGCTTTTTCATTGGTCTATCGGCTTCTCAAACTTGTGCTAGTTCTCCCTATTGCAACTGCATCAGTAGAGAGATCATTTTCAGCAATGAAAATTGTGAAGACGGTCCTACGAAACCGGATCGGTGATGACTTTATGAATGATTGTGTCATTAGCTTCATGGAACAAGAACTTCTTGATACAATTTCAAATAATGATGTGATAGTTCGATTCCAGAAGATGGATGGACACAATCGTAGAGTGAAATTATAA
- the LOC100282369 gene encoding Pre-mRNA cleavage factor Im 25 kDa subunit 2, which translates to MVSSSSSVVNVYPLANYTFGTKEPKMEKDTSVADRLARMKVNYMKEGMRTSVEAILLVQEHNHPHILLLQIGNTFCKLPGGRLKPGENEIEGLKRKLCSKLAVNSPSFPPNWQVGECVAVWWRPNFETVMYPYCPPHITKPKECKKLFIVHLSEREYFAVPRNLKLLAVPLFELYDNIQRYGPVISTIPQQLSRFQFNMVSS; encoded by the exons ATGGTGAGCTCCTCGTCGTCGGTGGTTAACGTGTACCCGCTCGCCAACTACACGTTCGGCACCAAGGAGCCCAAGATGGAGAAGGACACCTCCGTCGCCGACCGCCTCGCTCGCATGAAGGTCAA CTACATGAAAGAAGGAATGCGTACAAGTGTTGAAGCAATCCTATTG GTGCAAGAGCACAACCACCCTCACATACTGCTCCTGCAAATCGGAAATACATTCTGCAAACTTCCTGGTGGACGGTTGAAGCCTGGAGAAAATG AAATCGAAGGTTTGAAAAGAAAGTTGTGCAGCAAACTTGCTGTGAACTCGCCTTCCTTTCCACCTAACTGGCAG GTTGGAGAGTGTGTTGCTGTGTGGTGGAGGCCGAATTTTGAGACTGTGATGTATCCTTACTGCCCTCCACATATCACCAAGCCCAAG GAGTGCAAGAAACTTTTCATCGTTCACCTATCCGAAAGAGAGTATTTTGCTGTTCCAAGGAATTTGAAGCTGCTTGCTGTTCCGCTCTTTGAACTCTACGATAATATTCAG CGATATGGGCCTGTCATCTCCACCATCCCTCAGCAGCTTTCTAGGTTCCAGTTCAACATGGTGAGCTCTTAG